Part of the Branchiostoma floridae strain S238N-H82 chromosome 11, Bfl_VNyyK, whole genome shotgun sequence genome, CAAATGTGTCCAAGGGAGAGGTGGCCAAGAAACAAGACATGGTGAAGGCATTTGGCACAGAGGACCAGACAGAGATTTGTAAACAGGTTAATAGTAAACCATGTACTAGTACACTTCTGATGCATCCCTTCTTCAAAGAGACTATGTTGCATGTGATTGTGAAAATTGGTAAAATTGTGTATACTGAGAGAAtcatgaacatttttttcatgattcaatTTTATATCTGAGAAGTTATAATATAGACATGGTATACTTCAGCAATGTGCAATTCTGTGCAATGAATAGTATGTTTTATTTCTAGATATTGAAGAAAGGTGAGCTGCAGGTGTCAGAGAAGGAGCGTCACTCCCAGTTAGAGTCCATGTACAAGGATATCGCTACGCTGGTAGCGGACATGTGCGTGAACCCGGAGACAAAGAGACCGTACACCGTCGGGCTGATTGAGAAGGCCATGAAGGATGTGCACTTTTCCGTCAAACCAACCAGAAATACGAAACAACAGGTTTGTGATGTTCTTCTTCTATTGTGTTTCATAGGCCTTTGCTGTTCTTCATGTAATTATTTCACATCAGGTACAAACTCTCTGCTAAAGCAACTATTGGCTCTTGAGTTATACATACTTTAGTATATTGTCACAGAAAGATACATATTATACAGATGGGGAAAGCGATGCTTGACAGGGTCTTCTGGGCTGCTAcagtggttcgggtggcaggggaggagcgacacccgacataagtcaagtcaagtcaatacTACTTTACTAGAAATAGTGCATTAGTATAAGATGGTCCTACTACTTTCATGATTTCCCGTAATGTTTTATTCCAATCATTTTCCCAATATTCCTTCTGTAGGCACTGGAAGTGATAAAGAAACTGAAGGAGACAGAAACCATCAACATTGAGCGTGCCCAGATGCGCATCAAGTTCACCGTTCCACAGCGAGAGGCAAAGAAGGTGCGGACTAAGCTGACCAAGATTGCCAAGAAGGTGGAGGGAGAAAACTGGGAAGATGACGAGTTCAATATGGTGAGAGATAACACCTGTGTTTTTGTCTCTTCTCTGTTGACGTATTACACTGCCAGAGTATAGTGTTTTCTATGACTTTCTGTAActgaaatcattaaaaaaaaaagttaacataacaCATCAGTTCTCTACTAAGAATCAGTAAGTACAAGCAACATGGTGAATTGATTTTAGCAATTACACTCAAAAGCGTACACCAACACAAGCGTGATGGTTTCTTGACAATGTTGTAGATTTGACTTTACTCATAATGTTACTCTCCTTAAACTTAACTGATAGCCTCAAATTTTTCTGACCAAATTTTAGTTCAGAAAACCGATAGCCAGGCTTCACTTTAACTTAGTTAAAGTGTAAAGTTTTGTGGTCCAGAaggaaaaatatatacaaatgtagcattgATTAGTACAAGAGCACATCATGCAATCGTAATATTTCACAtttggtgcccccctccccccaggtggCCCTGATGGACCCTGGGTGTTTCCGTGAGGTGGATGAGCTCATCAGAGTAGAGACCAAAGGGAAGGGCAGCATGGAGCTGCTGAGTCTGAAAGAGGTGGAGGAAGGAGATGAGAAGTTCTGAAGAAAAGATCCCCCTCATCACATAAAAGTGGATCAGTCTAAAAGAGATGGAGG contains:
- the LOC118425808 gene encoding ribosome maturation protein SBDS-like, yielding MSIFTPTNQIRLTNVAVVRQKRAGKRFEIACYKNKVMGWRSGVEKDIDEVLQTHTVFTNVSKGEVAKKQDMVKAFGTEDQTEICKQILKKGELQVSEKERHSQLESMYKDIATLVADMCVNPETKRPYTVGLIEKAMKDVHFSVKPTRNTKQQALEVIKKLKETETINIERAQMRIKFTVPQREAKKVRTKLTKIAKKVEGENWEDDEFNMVALMDPGCFREVDELIRVETKGKGSMELLSLKEVEEGDEKF